The genomic interval CCCCTACCGCGACGCCCGCCGCTCCCCCGCCGCACGGGCGCACGACCTCCTCGGGCGCATGACCGCCGAGGAGAAGTTCTGGCAGCTCTTCATGGCGCCGGGCGACCGCGACGATCCCGCGCTGGACTACCGCCATGGTGCCTACGGCCTGCAGGTGAACCTGCCCGCCGGCATGCGCGCGGAGTCGCCCCGCAGCGACACCCTCGACGCTGCGCAGGTGGCACGCGCCCACACCCGGCGCATCAACGACCTGCAACGCTGGTTCGTCGACAGCACACGGCTTGGCATTCCACTGGTCCCCTTCGAGGAGACGCTGCACGGGCTCACCCGCGAGGGCACGACCACCTTCCCGCAGGCCATCGGGCTGGCCGCCACCTGGGACACAGCACTCGTGGGCCGCGTCGGCGCCGCCATCGCCACCGAGACCCGCTCCCGCGGCATTCGGCACGCCCTCTCCCCGGTCATCAACATCGCCAGCGACCCGCGCTGGGGCCGCGTGGAGGAGACATATGGTGAGGATCCGTGGCTCACTGCCGCCATCGCGCGCGCCTGGATCCGCCCCCTCGAAGCCGCCGGCATCGTCACGACCCCGAAGCACTTCATCGCGAACGTCGGTGACGGCGGCCGCGACAGCTACCCCATCGACCTCAGCCCACGCCTCCTCGCCGAGCGCCATTTCCCGCCATTCATCTCGGCCATCCACGACGCCGGCGCACGATCGGTGATGAGCGCATACAACTCGGTGGACGGCTCGCCAGCCTCGCAGAACCGGGCGCTGCTCACCGACCGGCTGCGCCGCGACTGGGGATTCACCGGTGTCGTCATCTCCGATGCCTCGGCGGTCGGTGGATCGACCGTGCTGCACAACACCGACTCCACCACCGGCATCGCCTTCAGGCGCGCGATCGAGGCAGGCCTCGACGTGGTGTTCGAGTCGGGCTACCGGCAGCATCGGTCGTATCTCGACGGCTTCCGCAGCGCAGGCATCGAGCCGGCGGCGATCGACACGGCCGTCGCCCGTGTGCTCCGCCTGAAGTTCGCACTCGGCCTCTTCGAGCAATGGGAGTCGGATCCCGCAGCGGCCGCCGCCGTGGCACGCACTGCGGCACACCGCGCCGTGGCCCGGGAGGCCGCCGCCGCGTCGATCGTGCTCCTCCGGAACGCGCGCCAGCGCCTGCCCCTCGACCGCGCCACCCGCCGCATCGCCGTGATCGGGCAGGACGCCACCGAGGGCCGCACCGGAGGCTACGCCCCGCCAGGCGCGCGCCTCACCACCATCCTCGACGGCATCCGCGCCGGTGCGCCGGCCGGCTCCATCGTGCGCAGCACACCGGGTGTGCCACGCCTCTGGTCACCCTGGGTCACCATCCCCGCGACGGCCTTCAGCACCACCACCGGCAGTGGGGTGCGCGCCGAGTACTGGGACAACATCACGCTCGCCGGTGCGCCGGTCGTTGCGCGTCTCGATCGCGACATCGCGTTCGCGTGGACACTCTATTCGCCGGCGCCGGCGCTCCCGTTCGACTGGTATTCCGCACGGTGGACCACCACCGTCACCGCCCCGGCATCCGGCGTGCGCACCCTCGCCGTCGAGGGCAACGATGGCTATCGCCTGCACGTCGATGGACGCCTGGTGATCGACAACTGGCAGAAGGCGTCGTTCGGCCTGCGACAGGTGCGGGTGGACTTCGCACCACACTCGCGCCACGAGATCCGCCTCGAGTATCACGAGACCACCGGGAGCGCCCGACTCCGGCTGGCCTGGGATGCCGGTGTCACGGATCCCACCCCCGCCGCGATTGCCGACGCCGTGCGCCTCGCCCGCTCGAGCGACGTCGCCCTCATCGTGGCCGGCATCGAGGAGGGCGAGTTCCGCGATCGCGCGATGCTCGGCCTGCCTGGCCGGCAGGATGCGCTCATCCGCGCAGTGGCGGCCACCGGCACGCCGGTCGTGGTGATCCTCGTGGGGGGCAGCGCCATCACCATGCCATGGCGTGCGCAGGTCGACGCGGTGATCGACGCCTGGTACCCCGGGCAGGAAGGCGGTCACGCCGTGGCGGACGTGCTCTTCGGCCGCGTGAACCCGTCCGGCCGGTTGCCACTCACGTTCCCCATGCACGAGGGGCAGGTCCCACTGTATTACGCGCACAAGCCGACCGGCCGTGGCGACGACTATCTCGACCTGACCGGCCTGCCGCTCTTCCCCTTCGGACATGGGCTGAGCTACAGCACCTTCACCTACGACGACCTCGCGACCGACGTGCAGCCGCCGGCCGACAGCACCGCGCTTCGCGTCTCGGCCACCATCCGGAACACCGGCACGCGCGCCGGCGCCGAGGTCGTGCAGCTCTATCTCACCGATGTGCTGGCGTCGGTGGTGCGGCCGGTCACCGAACTGGCAGGCTTTGCGCGCGTCCCCCTCGCCCCGGGCGAATCCAGGCGCGTCTCGTTCGCGGTCTCGCGCCACCAGCTCAGCCTGCTCGACGCCGACATGCAGCGTGTGGTGGAGCCGGGGCGGCTGCGCGTGATGCTCGGTGCGTCGTCGCGCGACATCCGGCTCCGCCGCGAAGTCGCGATCCGCTGACCCGGCCAGCCCGCCTGCCGGTGTTCAGCCGGAAGGGCGGGCCCACAACTCGGCCGAGATCCAGCGCGAGAGCGCGTACGTCACCAGGAGCTCGTACGACTGCTGCAGCGGCGCGACGCCGGCGGTGAGCACGCCCACGGCGCCACCCCCGTGCTTCGTTCCTGACGTCTGCGCCACCTGGTCCATCGCGTCGCCGAGCTCCAGCCCCTGGTCCAGCAGGGCGCTGACCACCGGCGGGAGCAGGATCGCCAGCGAGCCGCCCCGGGCCATCGTGCCCGTGCGGTCCACCACCACGGCCCAGGCGCAGACCCGGTGGGTGCCCTCGGGAGACTCATCCCGCACCACGCCACCCTCGATCCCGACGCCGAGGTCGGCCCCGGGATCGACGGCCAGCGCTGCGACCGCCCGGTTGCGGGCGCCCGCCAGCGTCTCGTCGTCGCCGACCGGCTGGGGCGGCACGCCGGAGGGGAGGTCGAAGCCCGTGACGGCGGCTGGGCAGGCACACCGCGCCAGTGCCGCACGGACCGCAGCGACCTTGACCGGATTCCGGGACCCGACCGCCACGCGTCGGACGCCGGGCAGCAGCGCTCTGGTGCTCATGGCCGAAAAGTATCGGAATGCGCCGGTCCGTTGCTTGCGGAGCCCCGTTCCGGGGGTAACGTCGATTGTATCCCCTCAGCGCAGGTCCTCGTGTCCGCACTCGTCGTCGCCCCATCGGATCGCCGCACCTTCGTGTTCGTCGGCGACCGACTCTGGCTGGATTTCGTCAACACGGATGACATCGAACTCGGCGTGCGCCGCGACGCACTCCGTGACTTCGGCACGATGCTGGAATGGCTCGCCGCGGTCGGCGTGATCGACCAGGACCGTCGGCTGGCGATCATGCGACGCGCGGAACAGCAACCGGCCGGTGCCACCGCGGCCCTGCTCGACGCGCGTCGGGTGCGCAGCGCCCTGCGGGCACTCGCGGAGCATGGCGCCGTCTCCGGCGACGCCCGGACCGAGGCCGTGGCGGAGATCAACCGCGTCCTCGGGCGCAGTGCCGGCACGCGCCGCCTGGAGCTGAGCAGCGACGGCGTCTACACGCGGAACTTCGTGGCCGGCGGCGACGCCTTCGCGGCGCTGATGATGCCCATCGTGGACGATGGCGCCGACTCGCTCATCGCCGGCGAGCTGGGACGCGTGCGCTGCTGCAGCGACCCGCGGTGCCGTCGCGTCTTCCTCGACAGCACCAAGAACGGCCGCCGCCGCTGGTGTGACATGGCCACCTGCGGCAACCGCGCCAAGGCGGCCCGCCATCGGGCACGCGAGCCGATGCGCAGCGCGCCGACCATCACGTCTTTCCGGCCGATCACGGCGTCCTGACCGGCTTCTACGCGGGTCGGAATCGCGAACAGGGTTCACGCGGAAGACGCGGAAAACGCGGAAAAGTTCTGCCTGTCGGCGCGTGTCTGCGTCGCTCGAGACGAAGAAATGCTGTAGGAACTCCGCGAGCGTGAGCGCAGTTCCTACAGCATTTCTTCGTCTCGAGCTACGGCGGCGATGGAAGCGGTGTAGTGCATTTCCGCGACTTCCGCGTTTTCCGCGTGAACCTTCTTGACGATCCCGACCCGCGTAGGAGCCCCGAGACGATCAGGCGGCTTCGGGCACCGACTTGATGTACCCCATATCCATCGCATAGCCGACCAGCTTCTTCTGCAGCAGGCGGCGCCCGCGGAACAGGCGGCTCTTCACCGTGCCCTCCGGCACGCCGAGGATGTGCGCGATCTCGGCATAGCGCAGCTCGTGGATGTCACTCAGCACCACCGCCGCACGATATTCGTCCGGCAGCGCATCGATGGCCGAGGTGATCTCGGCGTCGAGGAACGTCTCGTAGAAGCGCGCCTCCGGATTCGCCTCACCGACGGGCTCGAACGCGCCCCACCCGTCCGTCTCGTCGGTCGCCTGCACCTCGCGGGCGTCGATACGGCGCTTCCGGCTCACGAAGACGTGGTACAGGATCGTGAACAACCACGCCCGGATGTTGGTGCCGAGGCGGTACTGCTCCCAGCGTTCCAGCGCCCTGAGGATCGTGTCCGACACCAGGTCCTCCGCGTCGTCGCGGGAGCGCGACAGCTTCAGCGCGAAGCTGTACATCGCATCGAGGTGCACCATCGCCTCGGCCTCGAAGCGCGCGCGCCCATGGAGCACCAGCTCCGGCGTTCCTGCAAGTTCCGAATGCTGCGTGGCAGCCATGATGTGCTCCAGAGTGGGTCGCGTCGTCGTCCGTCCGAATCCGGCCTGCGAGGGCTCCGTCGGCCCCTGTGCGAAGTCAGGCATTCGCCATCCTCTCGACCGTGGATGCAGGCGCCGGCACCGGCTCGCGCAGGTGCGTCGCGATGAACCGCTTGAGGTCGACCGCGATGCCGTCGAGCACCTCGATGTCCCGCTTCACCCGCGACATCATCAGCCCGCCTTCCAGCGCCGCGATGATGAACCGCGACAGCCGCACCGCGTCCACGTCGTCCTGCAACTGCGGCCGTGCCTCCCACAGCAGCGACTGGATCTGCGCTGCCCACCGCGCGAACACCTTCGCGATCCGCAGGCGGAACCCCTCGTGGGCGTCCGCCATCTCCGCCGCCAGCGTCCCGAACGGCGACCCGCCGTGGCACCCCCGCTCCGCGTGCGCCGCCACCAGGGAGTCGATGAAGAGGTGCAGCCGCTCCAACGGGTCGATCATCGGCTCCCGCAGGATCGCCAGGCCACGCTCGGCAAACCGCTCGAACTGCCGGTCCAGCACCTCGTAACCGAGCTCTTCCTTGCTACGGAAGTAGTGGTAGAAATGACTCTTCCCGCTCAACCGCGATTCCCGGATCACATCGTCGATCGAAGTCGCCGAGTACCCCTGCCGCCCGATCAGGACCGCGGCGGCATCGAGGATCTGGGAGCGGCGAGGATTCATGGCCAGAATACTAGGACCGGTCAGTCCGATTTACAACCCCCGCATGCGAAATCGCGCAAGTCATTTCAATTGAATGACTTGCGCGACAATAAATCAGAGAAGTGCCATCACGAACGCCCGAACTTCCTTTCAGGACTAGACCGATCAGTCCTACCGTTCAGTCGTTTGCGCCCCTTCGCGCCCCTTTCCGAGGTTGCGTTCAGGTCGTTGCGGTTGCTGCTCGGGCGGCCGGCTCAGCGCCCCTTGCGCCCCCGACGCTTCGGCGGGATCACCGCCCGCCGCTCCTTCCCGCGCTGGTATTCCTCGCGCGCCCGATCACGGCCTCCCTTCCGGTGCCCGTACTGGTCACCCAGCGTCGCCAGCTCGTCGGGCATCCAGGGCGCATCCAACGCCTCCCGCAGCTCCACCAGCGTGCGGCCGCGGGCCGAGCCGCGCTGGCCGCGCGGCACGATGAACCGGTACGGCCGGTCGAACGGCGGCAGTTCCTCCGTCACCAGTGTGCGCGCCAGCTTCTCCGGCAGCCGCAGCCGCGCGACACCCAGGTACGTGCCGTCATCGTGCTCCTCCACGTCGTACTCGATCACCACCTGGCGATCGCGCACGGTGAGCTGGTGCGGCAGGTCGTCGTAGCGCGCGCGCTCCTCGGGCGTGATCCAGTCGTCCCACGACATCCGGAGCGGCAGGTGCCGCAGGTCCTGCACCGACTCCACGTCACCCAGCCGGGCGCGGTACCACGACGCCAGGTCAGCCTGCGACACACGCGCCGTCGTCGCCGCGCTGCGGCGCCAGACCTCCCGCGCCTCGGCGATCATCGGGCGGTTGCGCTCGACGGCGGGATGCCGCATCCGCTCCGTCGCGAACGCCTCGGCCAGGACGTCGCGCGCCGCGTCGGCCACCTCCGGCGTGAACTCGTCGATCACCGCCGTCTCGCGCTCCAGCTCGAACCCGGCGTACGTCACCCGGCGCGTGCGCACGAGCTGGCCCTGCTTGCGGTGCGGGTCGTAGGCCAGCGTCGACTCGCCGTATTCGGCGAACCGCCGGATGAGCGCCGGTGCAAGTTGCGTCCCCTCGATCGACGCGCGCGGGATCCCCATGCGATCGGCGAAGAAGCGCAGCGTGCCGGTCACGGCGCCCCAGCTGCCGCAGACACTCGTCTTGCCCACCCGCGCACTCTCACCCCACGCGGTCTGCTCGTCGATCACCAGGTCGAATGGCATCACCTGCGCCAGCAGCTCGCTGAAGCGTGCCCGCGTTGCCTCCGTGGCCTTCGGCAGCTCCGTCGGCAGGGGCGCATTCAGCGAGCGGTACACGCTGGCCATCGCCAGCGCCGCATCCTCCAGCGACTTCACCAGCACGCCCTTCACTTCGGCCCACTCCGCGATCTCCTCGTGGAAGAGCTGGCGCGGGAGCCCGTACACGTTCCCCACGTAGCCGTACTTCGTGAACGCCTCGCGGTACACGTTGTAGGCCGTGAGGTGATCACTCCCCGGGATGAGCAGCCCATCCAGGTTCCGGTCCTCGCGCGTCATGCGGTGCAGGCTCTCCACCCCACTCATCACCGCCACATACGGCACCAGGTCGTCGTCGCTGTTGACGAGCAGCTCGGCCCACGGCCGTTCCACCGGCATCTTCTCCACCGCGCGGCCGTAGTCCGTCAGCCGCCCGTTGGCGACGATGTTGCGCGTCTCGAGCAGGCGCAGCGCCCGCTGGTAGGCGATCCGGTCCAGCGGCACCGGCAGCTCGAGGTCGTCGGCGCGGACGCCGAGGGCCGCGCAGGTGATGGCGACGCGCTCGCTGTCGCCCGCGAGCTGGAACTCCGGCAGCTCGGGCTTGAGCGTCTCGAAGGGGATGCGCCGGTCGGAGAGGATGAACACCCGGCCGCCCGCCACGCGCCCGTGCACGCGCCCCGCCATCTGCAGCAGCTCGTTCGCGCCAAGGTGCACGCGCGTGAGCACGTTGCGCCCCTTGTCCACCATGTTGGTGAACCGCGTGTCGTCGATGATCACCGTGTCCAGGCCCTGCACCGTGATCGCGCTCTGGCCCGCCGCCGTCATCGAGAGGAAGAAGGGCTTGTCCACGCCCCCTTCCTCGAGGTACGGCCGGATCACGCGGATCGGCTCGCCACCGTGGTAGTGCTGGGCGTGGATCTTCGGGAAGCTCTCCTGCACATGTCGCGCGGCATCCTCGGTGCCGGCGCGCGTCGGCATGAACATCGCCACCCCGCGCCGCTCGGCGATCACCCTCTTCAGGAACTTGTCGTCCAGGAAGTCGGCCGGGCTCCGCGTCAGCACCTCGACCTTCGCCTTCTTCGCCTCGTCGAAGCTGTAGACCTCCAGCACGTCGTGGCTGCCGAGGTACTTCGCGTAGAACGTCGGGTCGACGGTGGCCGACAGCCAGATGTAGCGGCAGCGGGCCCGCTTGCCGAGGGCCAGGCAGAGTTCGAGCTCGGCGGAGGTCTGGTGGATCTCGTCGACGACCAGCGTGTCGCGGTGGTCGATGTCACCGTCCTGGAACCAGCGCCGCGCGATGCCCGTGGTGACGATGATGACGTTCCAGCTCGGCGTGTCGGGCGTCGCCTCACGCTCGCGGTTGACGACCCCGACCCGCAGCGCCTCGCCAAGGATCGTCTCGGCGATGGGCCGGACGGCGAGGGTCTTGCCGGTGCCGGTGCCGGCCACGATGCCGAATCCCTGACCACTGGCCGCCAGTTCGCGCAGCCTGGCGCCGTGGTGCTGCTCCAGGTAGGTCGGGATGTTGAGCGTGAAGGCCAGCTCGATCGTCTCGCACGCCGCACGGGTGGGGGCGATGACGATGATGCGTCCGCGCTCGGGACGGGCGGCCTTGAAGGCGTCGGGGTCGGGCGGGAGGTACCGATCGCGGGTGTCTCGCATGGGTCGAATCTACGCTGCCGTCAGGAGGAGAACGCCTGACACGGCTGCCATGGAAATCCCGACTGGTGGGGTCCCCAAAGCACCGGCATGTTCGCGGAGAGGGTTACCCATGGGTGCGACGTCAGCGCCCAGTGCTCCATCCGTCGGCCCCGCCGACACGAGAGGCTTTTCCGATGCGGATCCTGCTGATTCATCCGAACTACCACTCTGGTGGTGCCGAGATCGCCGGCAACTGGCCGCCGGCGTGGGTGGCCTACCTGAGTGGCGCGCTGAAGGCGGCAGGGTACACCGACATCCGCTTCATCGACGCGATGACGGACAACATCGAGGATCCCGCGCTGGAGCAGATCCTGCGCGAGGAGCGGCCTGCCGCCGTGCTCGCCACCGCCATCACCCCGGCGATCTACAAGGCGCAGGAGACGCTCGAGATGGTGCGCCGGATCCACCCCGACTGCCTCACCGTCCTGGGCGGCGTGCACGGCACGTTCATGTACGGCCAGGTGCTGAGCGAGGCCCCCTGGATCGACGTGATCGTCCGCGGCGAGGGTGAGGAGATCGTCGTCAACCTGATGCGGGCGCTGGAAGAGGGCCGGCTGCCGGCCGAACGCAGCACGATCCAGGGCATCGCGTACCTCGAGGACGGCAAGCCGGTCGCCACCAAGCCGCACCCGCCGATCGCGGACCTGGACACGCTCAAGCCCGACTGGGGCATCCTGAACTGGGACCGCTACATCTACATCCCGCTCAACTGCCGCGTCGCCATCCCGAACTTCGCCCGCGGCTGCCCCTTCACCTGCTCGTTCTGCTCGCAGTGGAAGTTCTGGCGCCAGTACCGCACCCGCGACCCGAAGAAGTTCGTGGACGAGATCGAGGAGCTGGTGACGGTGCACAAGATCGGCTTCTTCATCCTTGCCGACGAGGAGCCGACGATCAACCGCAAGAAGTTCGTCGAGCTCTGCGAGGAGCTGGTCAAGCGCAACCTGCCCGTGCAGTGGGGCATCAACACGCGCGTCACCGACATCCTGCGCGACGAGGAGCTGCTGCCGCTCTACCGGAAGGCCGGCCTCGTGCACGTGTCGCTCGGCACCGAGGCGGCGGCGCAGCTCAAGCTCGACCGCTTCAACAAGGAGATCAAGGTCGAGCAGAGCAAGAAGGCCATCCAGCTGCTGCGGCAGAACGGCATCGTGACCGAGGCCCAGTTCATCGTCGGCCTCGAGAACGAGACCCCGGAGACGCTGGAAGAGACGTACAACATGGCGCAGGACTGGAAGCCGGACCTCGTCAACTGGAACTGCTACACGCCGTGGCCCTTCTCCGACCTGTTCCAGGAGCTGGGCGACAAGGTCGAGGTGCGCGACTACGCCAAGTACAACTTCGTGACGCCGATCATCCAGCCCGACACGATGACGCGCGACGAGGTGCTGAAGGGCGTGCTCCACAACTACCGCCGCTTCTACTTCAAGAAGGCCACCGGCGGCTACCTGTGGGACAAGGACCCGTACCGCCGGAAGTACCTGCGCGGCTGCCTGAAGGCGTACCTCAAGAGCGCCTTCGAGCGGAAGTTCTACGACCTGGGCCGCATCAACTACTGGGGCCAGAGCACGGTGGACTTCCAGTTCGACGAGTCGAAGACGACGTCCAAGCAGGAGCTGGTGCGCCTCAAGAGCAAGCGCGAGATCCAGCACGTGCACGGCGTGGCCAGCGGCGTGGCGAACTGCTCGCCGATGGTGCTGGTGGCCGGCCACGAGATCCCGGCCGACGAGTTCATCACGCCCAAGCGCTCGACGATGAAGACCACGGCCAACGAATCGGCGGCGGCGGTGCTGGAGGCGGTCGAGGTGATCGACGGCGTGGATCCGCACGCGCGCGACGACGAGGGAATCCGGGTCTGCTGACCGGACACGCGTCAGCATGACCAGCGAGGCGGCGGTGGAGCAGGCATCCACCGCCGCCTCGCTGCATCCGGCCGGAGTGCCGCAGCGGACGAGGGCCGCCACACCCCGCCGCAGCAGGCCGGCGCGGCCGTTCCCTACCGCCGCCCCGCCCGCCGGATCGCCTGTGCCTCCGCGCTCCGCGGCAACGAATCCGCCCAATACCCCGAATCATTCCGGCTCGGATCGGTGTCCAGCAGCGCGCGATACGTACGATCCGCCGCCCTGACTGCCGCGCGCCGCTGCGCCGCCGTCACCCCCGGCCGCGCGAGATACGAGACGAACGCCCGCAGCGCCAGCCAGCGCTCCGAGCCCTCCCGCAGCGACGCGAACATCCGCGCCCGCTCGTGCGACCGCGTCCACGGCAGGTCCCACACCGGCGGGTGCTCCTCGACGTATCGCGGATACAGCGTGTAGTCGCGGTTCATCATCCCGCGGTAGAAGTAGCGCGACTGCTCGTAGAACACCGTCCCGCCGCCGGCCGCCAGCGCCGTCGCATATCGCAGCAGGCCGGCGTCGCTTCCGGTGTCGCCCGCCAGGGTGCCGAGCCGCGTGTAGCGCGCGGCACGCGCCGCGTCGAACGCCTGCACCTGCGCGGCCGCCTCGGTCCAGCGTCCCGCATTCGCCGCCCGCACCGCCAGCACCAGTCGCGCCTCGCGCGACACGACGCGATCCGCCACGGCGCCAATCCGCGACACCGCACTGTCCGGTGCCAGCACCCGCACGATGTAGCGACGCGTCCACTGGTCCAGGCCCGGCGTGGTGGCCGCCGACGCCCAGTCGCCGCGGGTCATGTGGATGCGCGCCGCGAGGTATGCCGACTCGGGCGCGAGCAGCGAATCCTGCGCCACCGTCACCAGCGGGCCGCCCGCGAACCTCGCCGCCTCATCCAGCCGCCCGGCGCGCAGCATGCTCACCGCCCACATGTGCCGCCAGAAGGGTGACGCGGTCGCGCGCCACGACGGCATCGACTGCGGCAGCCGCAGCGGCGCCACCGAGTCGGTCGCCAGCATGGCCAGCAGCCGCTCCTCGAGGTTTTCCGACCACGGCGCACCGCGGTTCGCCACCGCCGCCTGCATCAGCGACTCCCACGCCGCGCGCCCCGGATGGAGGTTCCCCACCAGCGCGGCACGCACCTCGATCGGCACCCGCGCATCCGACAGCAACCGCGGCGGCGCCGGCATGAACGTGGTCAGCAGGTACCGCATCTCGGCCGCCGCCCGCACGGGATACTCGCCGTAGAGCGCGACCGCGGTGTCCCACGTGCTGTCCGCCTGCGACGCGAGAAAGAACAGCCGCATCCGGCTGAACTGCACCAGCCCCGCATACGGGTGCTGCGGATACCGCGCCAGCCAGGCCCGGTGTGCCGCATGCAGCGAATCCCAGCGCGCCGCCGGCACCGCCTTCGCAATCTCCTCGCGCGTGCCGTCCGGCAGGCCGTGCCGCACCGCCAGCCGCAGCGCCGCATACTCCAGCGTGGCGCGGCGCGGGGACTGCGGTGAACGCGCGAGGAGGGCGGGCATCGAGTCGATGGGCAGCGCCCGGATCGGCGCCGCCAGCCGCTCGAAGGCCGCGGTCCGCATGGCCTGTGGCGCGGCCAGCACGGCCGGTGCCAGTTCGATGGTCTCCACCGCTCGCCGCAGCAGCGAGTCGCGGCCGGCGTCGTCCGACACCGGCAACGCCATGACCTGCGCCACCACCAGCCCCGCCTCTCGCAGCGCGCGCTGGGCATCACCCTTTCCCCACGCCGCCACGATCGCGGCACCGGTCGGCTCGGGCACCCGCACTCGCACCGTCGTGTCCCAGGCGTACGGTTGCAGCGGCGCCCGCCCGATCAGCCCCGCGAAGCGCGCACTGTCAGCGCGCAGGAAGCCAGGCAGCAGACGCACCTCGTCGCGCGAGATGAAGTCGAGGTCCCGCAACGGCAGCATGCCGCGCTCGCCGAAGGTCGCCGCGCTCACCAGCGGCCCGTCCACGTCGAAGCTGTTCGACACGCCGCAGGGAAACGCCACCGTCGCCACGCACATCGTGCACGATGCCACCAGCACCGATCGCCTCGTCATCCGATCTCTCCCACGAACGTGATCCAGCGCTGTCCAGCCGGGAACACCCACACACCGCGATAGCCCTCCAGTGCGGCGAACTGCGGCACCGTCGCGAACCACGCGCGATGGTCCGTGAGTCCACGGCGCGTCCGGCGCTCGAAGGCGCCAAGCCCGAGGCGGAACGGCATCCGCGCACGCTGCGCGAGCGCCACCGCCTCATCCACCTGGCGTGCCGTGGCCGGCTCCCCGGTGTCGAACACCTGCAGGACGTGGCCCGCCACCACGTCGCGGAACAGGTCCCCGTACGTCGGCTCACGCAGGTGGGCGATCAGCGACGTGACCCACACGTCATCCGCGGCCAGGGCATGCGCATGCAGGTACGACACGCTGCGCGCCCATGCGGCCAGTGCGCGCTGCGGCACGTCGTGGTCCAGCTGCACCGCACGCACCGTGGCGCCGCCGGCACGCGCACGCAGCACCTGCACCGCACTGTCGAGTGCGAGGTCGAAGCGGTGCGCGCCGTCAGCCGGCGTGCGGCACTGGTCCAGCCCATCCTCGAACCGGATCACGACCGTCACGTCGGCCGTGTGCGTCGCCGTGGCCGCCAGGCCGGCGCGCGGCACGAGGCGCATCGTGCGTGCGTCGCAGCCCACCGAGCCGATGTAGATGCCTGCCTCGAGGCCGGGACGCACGCCGGCACTCTCGGCAAAGCGGTCCACGTCGCCTCGCGTCCAGATCCACTGGCCCAGCTGCGGCGCGGCGGCGGGCGCCCCCGGCGTGGCGCGGCAGCCGGCCAGTGCGGCCAGCACCGGCAGCGACGACATCAGGTGA from Gemmatimonadaceae bacterium carries:
- a CDS encoding DEAD/DEAH box helicase, with the protein product MRDTRDRYLPPDPDAFKAARPERGRIIVIAPTRAACETIELAFTLNIPTYLEQHHGARLRELAASGQGFGIVAGTGTGKTLAVRPIAETILGEALRVGVVNREREATPDTPSWNVIIVTTGIARRWFQDGDIDHRDTLVVDEIHQTSAELELCLALGKRARCRYIWLSATVDPTFYAKYLGSHDVLEVYSFDEAKKAKVEVLTRSPADFLDDKFLKRVIAERRGVAMFMPTRAGTEDAARHVQESFPKIHAQHYHGGEPIRVIRPYLEEGGVDKPFFLSMTAAGQSAITVQGLDTVIIDDTRFTNMVDKGRNVLTRVHLGANELLQMAGRVHGRVAGGRVFILSDRRIPFETLKPELPEFQLAGDSERVAITCAALGVRADDLELPVPLDRIAYQRALRLLETRNIVANGRLTDYGRAVEKMPVERPWAELLVNSDDDLVPYVAVMSGVESLHRMTREDRNLDGLLIPGSDHLTAYNVYREAFTKYGYVGNVYGLPRQLFHEEIAEWAEVKGVLVKSLEDAALAMASVYRSLNAPLPTELPKATEATRARFSELLAQVMPFDLVIDEQTAWGESARVGKTSVCGSWGAVTGTLRFFADRMGIPRASIEGTQLAPALIRRFAEYGESTLAYDPHRKQGQLVRTRRVTYAGFELERETAVIDEFTPEVADAARDVLAEAFATERMRHPAVERNRPMIAEAREVWRRSAATTARVSQADLASWYRARLGDVESVQDLRHLPLRMSWDDWITPEERARYDDLPHQLTVRDRQVVIEYDVEEHDDGTYLGVARLRLPEKLARTLVTEELPPFDRPYRFIVPRGQRGSARGRTLVELREALDAPWMPDELATLGDQYGHRKGGRDRAREEYQRGKERRAVIPPKRRGRKGR
- the bchE gene encoding magnesium-protoporphyrin IX monomethyl ester anaerobic oxidative cyclase, whose amino-acid sequence is MRILLIHPNYHSGGAEIAGNWPPAWVAYLSGALKAAGYTDIRFIDAMTDNIEDPALEQILREERPAAVLATAITPAIYKAQETLEMVRRIHPDCLTVLGGVHGTFMYGQVLSEAPWIDVIVRGEGEEIVVNLMRALEEGRLPAERSTIQGIAYLEDGKPVATKPHPPIADLDTLKPDWGILNWDRYIYIPLNCRVAIPNFARGCPFTCSFCSQWKFWRQYRTRDPKKFVDEIEELVTVHKIGFFILADEEPTINRKKFVELCEELVKRNLPVQWGINTRVTDILRDEELLPLYRKAGLVHVSLGTEAAAQLKLDRFNKEIKVEQSKKAIQLLRQNGIVTEAQFIVGLENETPETLEETYNMAQDWKPDLVNWNCYTPWPFSDLFQELGDKVEVRDYAKYNFVTPIIQPDTMTRDEVLKGVLHNYRRFYFKKATGGYLWDKDPYRRKYLRGCLKAYLKSAFERKFYDLGRINYWGQSTVDFQFDESKTTSKQELVRLKSKREIQHVHGVASGVANCSPMVLVAGHEIPADEFITPKRSTMKTTANESAAAVLEAVEVIDGVDPHARDDEGIRVC